CGTCTGGGCCGCACTGACCCTGCCCGAGCACCTCAAGGAGTGGTACATGCCCCGGGCCTGGGGGCGGGTGGCGCGCGCCGAGCTCGACCTGCGGCCGGGCGGCATCGTCCGCATCGACATCGCCGTCGGCGATGGCCCGGACGCGCCCAACGTGGGCTGCGTCCTGGAGGTGGTCCCGATGGAGCGCCTGGTCTGGACGTCGATGCTGTTCCCGGGCTATCGCCCGGCGGTCTTCGACGACATCCCGATCACCGCCATCATGACCCTGGCACCGGAGGGCAGCGGCACCCGCTACGTCTTCACCGCGCTGCACCGGAATGAAGCCGACCTCGCGACCAACAAGGCGTCGGGCTTCTACGAGGGGAGCGAGATCGCCGTGGACCAGTTCGTGGCCCACGCCCTCACGCTGCGCTAGTCCCGGGTGGGGCTCAGGGTCACGGTGCCGGCCGCAGCACCCGGTCGCCGTCGACCCGCACGATGACATAGGTGATCCGTGGCGTGAGCAGCTCCGCGAAGCCGTGCGGCGTGTGCGGCGGGATCACCACGATGTCCCCGGGCCCGACCTCCCGCCGGATCCCCCCGCGGATGGCGGTGCCCCGGGCGCTCGGCCCGATGAGCCCGAGCACCACCGGGCTCTCCGGCGGGAACGGGCGGGCGTCCACCAGCGTCCCGCCCACCACCAGGATCCCGCGTCCCTCCCGGATCTCGTACACCTCGGTGATGGCGTCGTGCACGATGGCGTCGGGCGGGGTGCGGCCGTCCACCTGGGAGCGCCGCACCATCGAGACCGCCACGTTGTAGCCGCCGATGGGCACGAACCGCACCCGGGTATCGGCCACCGGGGCGGTGTCGGCCAGGGTGATCGCATGCTCGAGCTCGGCGCTCGTCACGGCGAGGCTGCTGTCCGCGGGGCGCGCGGGCGCGGCCTGGGCCGACGCGAGCGACGGGACCAGCAGCAGGGTCAGGGCCAGGCAGGGAATGGCGCGGGGCATGGGTTCACTTGGTCGAGGGTTGGTGGTCGCCGCGGCGCCCGGCGCCCGGCGGGCTGTGGGCGGGAGCCTGCTTGCCCCACCGGGCAGGGGCGGCATCGAAGGCGAAGGCTGTCGGGCGGATCAGCCGGCGGCCAGGGCGGCGGAAAATGCTGGCTCGGCCAGTACCGAGGCCAGGGGCCGCGGCGGATCGGGCGGGGCGGGGTATGCGCCGATGGCCCGTTCGAACCAGCGGACGTCCCGCCACTGCCCATGCTTGAACCCCACGCGGTGGTAGGTACCGACCTCCCGGAATCCCATGGCCTCATGGAAACCGATGCTCGCCGGGTTCGGCAGGGCGATCCCGGCGTAGGCATTCTGGAACCCCTGCAGCCGGAGGACGCCGAGGAGGCTGGTGTACAGTGTACGGGCCACCCCGCGCCGATGCGCCCGCGCATCGACGTACGCGGAGACCTCGACCGACCACCCGTACGCCGCCCGTTCGCGGTGCGCGCTGGCGTACGCGTAGCCGAGGAGGGCCTCGCCCTCCACCCCGACGAGCCATGGGAACCGCGGCAGCAGCGCCTCCACCCGCCGCCCCATCTCCGCGCCGTCCGGCGCGCTGGCCTCGAACGACGTCGGATGCTCCTCCACCGCGGGGCGGTAGATCCGGGCCAGGTCGGCACCGTCCCCAGGCGTCGCAAGGCGGATCACCAGCCGCGGCGTCACTCGGCCCCCCGCGCCGGTCGTCACGGCCGCCGCGCCAGGGGGTCATCGAGGCCAGCGGCCACGATGCCGACATTGTCCATCCGCGGGACGCTCATGCCGCCTGCCGGTCGACCAGCTGCTGCATCAGCTCGATGGCGCCGTTGAGCACCGGCACCGCCACGGGATAGCCCATCAGCGCCTCCATCGTCCCCTCCCCGAAATAGAGCCCGCTCGGCGTCAGGAAGTTGATCCGGACCTGGCCCGCCGGCGGGGCGGGGCGGCGGGGTTCGAGCCACGGGCCGATGCGCTGCACCACCGCGACGCTGTGGGTGAGCAGCCGGTCGATGCACCCGTCGAGCGAGGCATCCGGCCGCTCCCAGACTTCCCCGGCGCCGGAGTAGTTGTAGTAGCGCGCCGAGTGGTCGTCGTACGCCGCCAGGAGATCCAGGCCCTCCGCCAGCGCGACCTCGAGGACCACGCCATGCACCTGCCTGGCCTGGGCCTCCGGCGGCTGCTCCCCCTGCGCCCGGAGGAAGCTCCAGGCCTGCAGGTAGTGGCGCGTCTCGAGGCCCGGCAGCGCAAGCACCTCGCGCCACCGGGCCCGCGCCGCGCCGGGATCTCCCGCCTCCAGGTGGTGCCGCGCCGCCGCGAAGGAGCTCCACGGCGCGTCCCCCACCGGAGCGCCCGCGGGCGGCCAGTGCGGCAGCGCCAGGTCGCCGAACAGGGTGTCGCGAAGAGTGAGGGGGGCCGCGCCGGTCGCGTCCGCGGCAGGGTGGTGGGAGCCCACGAGGTCCTCGTCGAAGGGGGCCAGCAGGCCGACAAGCAGAGCCGCCAAGGCTCCTGCATGGCGCGGCGCAGCGG
The Gemmatimonadota bacterium DNA segment above includes these coding regions:
- a CDS encoding SRPBCC family protein, with amino-acid sequence MTTQSQFNPKLDFAIERFIDAPPRLVWAALTLPEHLKEWYMPRAWGRVARAELDLRPGGIVRIDIAVGDGPDAPNVGCVLEVVPMERLVWTSMLFPGYRPAVFDDIPITAIMTLAPEGSGTRYVFTALHRNEADLATNKASGFYEGSEIAVDQFVAHALTLR
- a CDS encoding N-acetyltransferase — encoded protein: MVIRLATPGDGADLARIYRPAVEEHPTSFEASAPDGAEMGRRVEALLPRFPWLVGVEGEALLGYAYASAHRERAAYGWSVEVSAYVDARAHRRGVARTLYTSLLGVLRLQGFQNAYAGIALPNPASIGFHEAMGFREVGTYHRVGFKHGQWRDVRWFERAIGAYPAPPDPPRPLASVLAEPAFSAALAAG